One genomic region from Spirulina subsalsa PCC 9445 encodes:
- the alr gene encoding alanine racemase, which translates to MVLSYPSPQKLTVSQAEYQRAWVEINLTTLADNVRQIKRFLKPHTQLMAVIKADGYGHGAVMTAKTALQAGADWFAVATSQEGITLREAGIQAPILVLGAINSLEEIKAVVQYQLQPTLCSPQQALIFSDTLQQLGHDLPVHLNIDTGMSRLGTAWTEALEFVQFVRQLPHLHLASCYSHFATADDPDPSFMELQHQRFKEAIAQWQQNHLIPPMLHIANSAATLTDSCYHYDLVRVGLAIYGLYPESHLRHKLALNPALAIKARITQVKTIPPQSSVSYGRRFVCDRPLQIAVVGIGYADGVPRALTNQMDVLLRGRRVPQIGAVTMDQLMLDVSAIPDLQAGEIATLIGRDGSEVITAEEWADKTNTISWEILCGFKQRLPRVY; encoded by the coding sequence ATGGTGTTAAGTTATCCATCCCCCCAAAAATTAACCGTCAGCCAAGCGGAATATCAACGCGCTTGGGTAGAAATTAATCTCACCACCTTGGCCGATAATGTCCGGCAAATCAAACGCTTTTTAAAACCCCACACCCAACTGATGGCCGTGATTAAAGCGGATGGTTATGGTCACGGGGCCGTCATGACGGCTAAAACCGCTTTACAAGCGGGGGCGGACTGGTTTGCTGTGGCCACCTCTCAAGAAGGAATTACCCTGCGAGAGGCTGGGATTCAAGCCCCTATTTTAGTTTTAGGGGCTATTAACAGCCTAGAAGAGATTAAAGCGGTGGTGCAGTATCAACTCCAACCTACCCTTTGCAGCCCTCAACAGGCCTTGATTTTCTCCGACACCTTACAGCAACTGGGGCATGATTTACCCGTCCATTTAAACATCGATACCGGAATGTCCCGTTTAGGCACCGCTTGGACTGAAGCGCTGGAATTTGTCCAATTTGTGCGCCAACTGCCCCACTTACACTTAGCGAGTTGTTACTCCCATTTTGCCACGGCGGATGATCCTGACCCCAGTTTTATGGAATTACAGCATCAACGGTTTAAAGAGGCGATCGCCCAATGGCAACAAAACCACCTCATCCCCCCCATGCTACACATCGCCAACTCTGCCGCTACCCTCACTGATTCCTGCTATCACTACGATTTAGTGCGGGTGGGTTTAGCGATCTATGGGTTATATCCAGAGTCCCACCTGCGGCACAAACTGGCCTTAAACCCCGCCCTCGCGATTAAAGCGCGCATTACCCAAGTTAAAACCATCCCCCCCCAGAGTAGTGTGAGTTACGGACGGCGTTTTGTGTGCGATCGCCCCTTACAAATTGCCGTCGTCGGGATTGGTTACGCCGACGGTGTACCCCGTGCCTTAACCAACCAGATGGACGTGTTACTCCGCGGCCGCCGAGTCCCTCAAATCGGGGCTGTTACGATGGATCAACTGATGTTAGATGTCTCTGCCATCCCCGACTTACAAGCGGGGGAAATTGCCACCCTCATCGGGCGAGATGGTTCAGAAGTGATTACGGCCGAAGAGTGGGCTGATAAAACAAATACCATTTCTTGGGAAATTCTCTGCGGGTTTAAACAGCGCCTTCCTCGGGTTTATTAA
- a CDS encoding chromate transporter, translating to MTDSSKISQPVKAPLKDLALVFLRLGTIAFGGPAAHIAMIDQEIVERRQWVTRERLLDLIGFTNLIPGPNSTELTIHIGYEQAGWRGLILAGTCFILPAMLMVWGLAILYTHSQNIPQGQSILYGIKPVIIAIVLQAFWNLGKKAIKDVPTILGSLGAIFAYFTGFNEVVALLGIGVIVMVIKARESQPPFWGKKPRLGLFPLFPLLTFVNSPPDPDKTINGLQVFLLFLKIGFVLYGSGYVLLAFLQREVIDHHQWLTSEQLLDAVAIGQLTPGPLSTTATFIGYLLAGNMGAIAATVGIFCPAFLLVRMVNPWVTKLRQSPWAGGFLDGVNGASLGLMVGVTYSLGQTALIDGFSLILSLGSAIAVFRFKINSVWLVLAGGLLGFFIQGR from the coding sequence ATGACCGATTCAAGCAAAATCTCCCAACCTGTAAAAGCCCCCTTAAAAGACTTAGCCCTTGTCTTTCTTCGTTTAGGAACCATTGCCTTTGGCGGTCCGGCTGCCCATATTGCCATGATCGACCAAGAAATAGTAGAACGTCGCCAATGGGTGACCCGTGAAAGGTTGCTGGATCTCATCGGTTTTACTAATTTGATTCCTGGGCCGAATTCCACAGAATTAACCATTCATATTGGCTACGAACAAGCCGGATGGCGGGGATTAATTTTAGCGGGGACTTGCTTTATTTTACCGGCTATGCTTATGGTTTGGGGGTTAGCCATTCTCTATACTCACTCCCAAAATATCCCCCAAGGGCAATCTATTCTCTACGGCATTAAACCCGTTATTATTGCCATTGTCCTACAAGCCTTCTGGAATTTAGGGAAAAAAGCCATTAAAGATGTCCCCACTATTTTAGGAAGTTTGGGGGCAATTTTCGCCTATTTTACAGGCTTTAATGAAGTCGTTGCCCTGTTAGGAATTGGAGTGATTGTAATGGTTATTAAAGCCAGAGAATCTCAGCCTCCTTTCTGGGGCAAAAAACCTAGATTGGGGCTATTCCCCCTTTTCCCCCTCCTCACCTTCGTTAATAGTCCCCCCGACCCCGATAAAACTATTAATGGGCTACAGGTTTTTCTACTCTTTTTAAAAATTGGTTTTGTCCTCTATGGCAGTGGTTATGTATTACTCGCCTTTCTACAACGGGAAGTTATTGATCATCACCAATGGCTCACCTCTGAACAGCTTTTAGATGCCGTTGCTATTGGACAATTAACCCCCGGCCCCCTCTCCACAACCGCCACCTTTATCGGTTATTTATTAGCGGGAAATATGGGAGCCATTGCCGCCACCGTTGGCATCTTTTGCCCCGCGTTCCTGTTAGTGCGGATGGTCAATCCTTGGGTGACAAAATTAAGACAATCCCCCTGGGCGGGTGGTTTTCTTGATGGGGTGAATGGGGCCTCATTAGGGTTAATGGTTGGTGTCACCTACAGTTTAGGGCAAACCGCCCTGATTGATGGGTTCAGCCTCATCCTGAGTTTAGGGAGTGCGATCGCCGTCTTCCGTTTCAAGATTAATTCAGTCTGGCTCGTCCTCGCTGGGGGACTGCTAGGTTTCTTCATCCAAGGCCGATAA
- a CDS encoding cation:proton antiporter: MNLSTLFTPPLLWLGLFFLGMVVAMVCRRFPLGFRVLFLGLGLGLGGFTLWQPDLGLTPSFSPHLLLWLCLPPLVFQTAFTLNGSFFRQYRFPTLIWAIVGFLLSTGLFGVILAQLTGFNLTPALVLGGLVMATDPTGLLERLKRLDTPHQVQTVAQGEGLYNQLTLILLLPLLLRGEGLEALTGATGLGLAQVLVLGIAGGIWGGVLLTALFLRTKEQPWTMALLSLFLVYGGYTLGELGGTGAGALGVACGGLVTQQGLAQNLAPSHREYLHSLWHYGGNFARAGVTLALGWRVVEGWSGLGWLWVGVCGVVFLLVLRALLLWGFFGGLNKLRDLSAIAFPQQTLLITTGLPSSVGFLLALNLPPTLEERDVIQLVVVAVSLVRFLLFPPLLGWVIRQHELQSPRLLKQIEKAQALLTSQRAALNQIPLLKGIPTLDPAVIQHFTQNYNEGVYQGSQALESLWGDRRHLLQIPETLWLYTLTLERAGYQQLYEGGLLSEFALDKLELRILLKHDAIQAGFMPPPFFSVRPSETSWQRWLYRVLGWLLFRPQLLQKQRQTVADAKYEADLAIAHVCAQIAQTLRQLQADTDLRADLVERCANTYQEDSVIATQQLETVAKYTPDLARQRQQSLIERVTRLSELETLYLLEQEGILRSPLAVLLRQQIARRNRQNCTHRES, translated from the coding sequence ATGAATCTGTCTACTCTATTCACTCCTCCCCTGCTCTGGCTGGGTTTATTCTTTCTAGGGATGGTTGTGGCGATGGTTTGCCGCCGATTTCCGTTAGGGTTTCGGGTGCTGTTTTTGGGGCTTGGCTTGGGGTTAGGGGGGTTTACTCTGTGGCAACCTGACCTAGGGCTGACTCCCTCATTTAGCCCCCATCTTCTGCTCTGGCTCTGTTTACCCCCCCTCGTCTTCCAAACGGCGTTTACTCTCAATGGCTCGTTTTTTCGCCAATATCGCTTTCCCACCCTAATCTGGGCGATTGTAGGGTTTCTGCTCTCAACGGGGCTGTTTGGGGTCATTTTGGCGCAGTTGACGGGGTTTAATCTGACTCCTGCTCTGGTCTTAGGGGGGTTGGTCATGGCGACGGATCCCACGGGACTGTTGGAGCGGTTAAAGCGTCTGGATACGCCCCACCAAGTCCAGACGGTGGCGCAGGGAGAAGGGTTATATAATCAACTGACGCTGATTCTGTTGTTGCCGTTGTTGCTCAGGGGGGAGGGGTTGGAGGCGTTGACGGGGGCGACGGGGCTAGGGTTGGCTCAAGTGCTGGTCTTGGGCATTGCTGGGGGGATTTGGGGGGGGGTGTTGCTGACGGCGCTGTTTTTGCGCACGAAGGAGCAACCTTGGACGATGGCGCTGTTGTCGTTGTTTTTGGTTTATGGGGGTTATACCCTCGGAGAGTTGGGGGGAACGGGGGCGGGTGCTTTGGGGGTGGCCTGTGGGGGGTTGGTGACTCAACAGGGATTAGCCCAAAATCTCGCGCCGTCCCATCGGGAATATTTACACAGTCTCTGGCACTATGGGGGGAATTTTGCCCGGGCTGGGGTGACGTTGGCGCTGGGGTGGCGGGTGGTTGAGGGATGGTCTGGGTTGGGGTGGCTCTGGGTGGGGGTTTGTGGGGTGGTGTTCCTGTTGGTTTTGCGTGCCTTGCTGTTGTGGGGGTTTTTCGGGGGGTTGAATAAGCTGCGGGATTTAAGTGCGATCGCCTTTCCCCAACAAACCCTACTGATTACAACGGGACTCCCCAGTTCTGTCGGTTTCTTACTCGCTCTCAATCTTCCCCCTACCTTAGAAGAGCGTGATGTGATTCAGCTTGTGGTTGTTGCGGTGAGTTTGGTTCGGTTTCTGCTCTTCCCCCCGCTTCTGGGTTGGGTGATTCGACAACATGAGTTACAATCTCCCCGTTTATTAAAGCAAATCGAAAAAGCTCAGGCTCTGCTGACCAGTCAACGGGCGGCTCTCAATCAAATCCCTTTGCTCAAGGGCATTCCCACCCTTGACCCGGCGGTGATTCAACACTTTACCCAGAACTACAATGAGGGGGTGTATCAAGGATCTCAGGCGTTAGAGAGTTTATGGGGCGATCGCCGTCATCTCCTACAAATCCCCGAAACCCTTTGGCTCTATACCCTCACCCTCGAACGGGCTGGGTATCAACAACTGTATGAGGGGGGGTTACTCTCAGAATTTGCCCTCGATAAATTAGAACTGCGGATTTTGCTCAAACACGATGCCATCCAGGCCGGATTTATGCCCCCGCCCTTCTTCTCCGTCCGTCCCAGCGAAACATCTTGGCAACGGTGGCTGTATCGGGTGCTGGGGTGGCTTCTGTTCCGTCCCCAACTGCTGCAAAAACAGCGTCAAACCGTCGCCGATGCCAAATATGAGGCCGATCTGGCGATCGCCCATGTTTGCGCCCAAATCGCCCAAACCCTACGCCAACTCCAAGCGGACACCGACCTACGCGCCGACCTAGTAGAACGTTGTGCCAACACCTACCAAGAAGATAGCGTCATTGCCACCCAGCAACTAGAAACCGTCGCCAAATACACCCCCGACCTCGCCCGTCAGCGTCAACAGTCCCTCATCGAGCGCGTCACCCGTCTGAGCGAACTAGAAACCCTCTACTTACTGGAACAAGAAGGCATTCTGCGCTCTCCCTTAGCCGTCCTCCTGCGTCAACAAATCGCCCGCCGCAACCGCCAAAACTGCACCCATCGGGAGTCCTAG
- a CDS encoding acyl-CoA desaturase, protein MTAATSNKLPLNWKNISYMAFIHFFALFALLPGNFSWSAIGVVLLLHWITGGLGITLGWHRLVSHRSFKAPKLVEYFFVFCGALACQGGVIDWVGLHRIHHLHSDRDLDPHDSSLGFFWSHLGWMFYKIPAHEHIPRFTKDIKDDPVYKFFDQYFVLVQVVLGLILFALGGWSYVVWGIFFRLVFVFHCTWFVNSATHKFGYRTYDSDDKSRNCWWVALVTYGEGWHNNHHAYQYSARHGLKWWELDITWMTIRLLQFLGLATDIKMIPATATEAET, encoded by the coding sequence ATGACTGCTGCGACATCGAATAAGCTTCCGCTTAACTGGAAGAATATCTCCTATATGGCATTCATCCATTTTTTTGCGTTGTTTGCCCTGCTGCCCGGAAATTTTAGCTGGTCAGCGATAGGTGTAGTTCTTTTGCTCCACTGGATTACAGGGGGTCTGGGAATTACTCTAGGGTGGCATCGTCTGGTGAGTCATCGGAGCTTTAAAGCGCCCAAACTGGTGGAGTATTTCTTTGTTTTCTGTGGTGCTTTGGCCTGTCAAGGGGGCGTGATTGACTGGGTGGGGTTACACCGCATCCACCATTTACACTCCGACCGGGATTTAGATCCCCATGATTCTAGTTTAGGGTTCTTCTGGAGTCATTTAGGCTGGATGTTCTATAAAATCCCCGCTCATGAACATATTCCCCGTTTTACCAAAGATATTAAAGACGACCCAGTTTATAAATTCTTCGATCAATACTTTGTACTGGTTCAGGTGGTTTTAGGCCTGATTCTCTTTGCCTTGGGTGGCTGGTCTTATGTGGTTTGGGGGATTTTCTTCCGCCTCGTCTTTGTGTTCCACTGCACTTGGTTTGTGAACAGTGCAACTCACAAATTCGGCTACAGAACCTATGATTCTGATGACAAATCTCGGAACTGTTGGTGGGTGGCTTTAGTGACTTACGGTGAAGGTTGGCACAATAACCATCACGCTTATCAATATTCTGCCCGTCATGGTTTGAAGTGGTGGGAACTTGATATCACTTGGATGACCATTCGCCTCCTGCAATTCTTGGGATTAGCGACGGATATCAAAATGATTCCCGCTACGGCGACGGAAGCGGAAACTTAA
- a CDS encoding aminotransferase class I/II-fold pyridoxal phosphate-dependent enzyme — protein sequence MNSRELLNDAEKALLPIFHRIDAQVKQNLEKVLMAFRQHRVGPHHFAGVNGYGHDDLGRATLDQVFAQVMGAEAAAVRLQFVSGTHAIACALFGVLRPGDEMLAVAGAPYDTLEEVIGLRGSGQGSLGEFGIEYRQLELTPTGEIDWQALGHSVQEKTRLVLIQRSCGYSWRKSLSLSDIEKIVKVVKAQNPETVCFVDNCYGEFIETQEPTGVGADLMAGSLIKNPGGTIVPTGGYVAGREEWVEAATCRLTAPGIGSSGGATFDLNRLLFQGLFLAPQMVGEAMKGTHLVAYVFDQLGYEVNPGPLEPRRDVIQAIRLGSPDKLIAFCKAIQRLSPVGSYLEPVAAAMPGYESDLVMAGGTFVDGSTSEFSADGPLREPYIAFCQGGTHWTHVALALEAAIAALNPE from the coding sequence ATGAACAGCAGAGAATTGCTGAATGACGCAGAAAAGGCACTCCTTCCGATTTTTCACCGAATTGATGCGCAGGTCAAGCAAAACCTAGAAAAAGTTTTGATGGCCTTTCGCCAGCACCGGGTCGGCCCCCATCACTTCGCGGGGGTGAATGGCTACGGACACGATGATTTAGGCCGTGCTACCCTCGATCAAGTTTTCGCCCAGGTCATGGGGGCGGAGGCGGCGGCGGTGCGGTTACAATTTGTCTCGGGGACTCATGCGATCGCCTGTGCTTTATTCGGGGTTCTGCGGCCGGGGGATGAGATGTTGGCGGTGGCGGGCGCGCCCTACGATACCCTAGAGGAGGTGATTGGTCTTCGGGGGTCGGGTCAGGGGTCTTTAGGGGAATTTGGCATTGAGTACCGTCAGCTAGAGTTAACCCCCACAGGTGAGATTGACTGGCAGGCGCTGGGGCATTCGGTGCAGGAGAAAACCCGTTTAGTTCTCATTCAGCGCTCCTGCGGCTATTCGTGGCGGAAGAGTTTGTCGTTATCAGATATTGAGAAAATTGTCAAGGTAGTTAAGGCACAAAATCCCGAAACGGTGTGTTTTGTGGATAATTGCTATGGGGAATTTATCGAAACCCAAGAGCCGACGGGGGTAGGGGCGGATTTGATGGCCGGGTCTTTGATTAAGAATCCGGGGGGAACGATTGTGCCGACGGGGGGCTATGTGGCGGGACGGGAGGAGTGGGTAGAGGCGGCCACCTGTCGGTTAACGGCGCCGGGGATTGGCAGTTCTGGGGGGGCGACGTTTGATCTGAATCGTCTGTTGTTTCAGGGGTTATTTTTAGCGCCCCAAATGGTGGGGGAGGCGATGAAGGGAACCCATTTGGTGGCCTATGTGTTTGATCAGTTGGGCTATGAGGTGAATCCGGGGCCGTTAGAACCCCGTCGAGATGTGATTCAAGCCATCCGTTTGGGTTCACCGGATAAGCTGATTGCCTTCTGTAAGGCGATTCAACGCCTTTCTCCCGTGGGGTCTTACCTAGAACCGGTGGCGGCGGCCATGCCGGGGTATGAGAGCGATTTAGTGATGGCTGGGGGAACGTTCGTGGATGGCAGTACCTCGGAATTTTCGGCGGATGGGCCGTTGCGAGAACCCTATATTGCTTTTTGTCAGGGGGGGACTCATTGGACTCATGTTGCTCTGGCGTTGGAAGCGGCGATCGCAGCGCTTAATCCGGAGTGA
- a CDS encoding FAD/NAD(P)-binding protein translates to MTRPLDIAIIGAGPHGLMLATHLLKKRPKWRSRLKIFDPSGQWLKVWQQQFEALDIPYLRSPAVHHPDPNPYALRHFAETRPEHFYPPYDRPSRELFQQFCQDVIKRWQLEEQVIPQKIEAIEPLKGRKSSLYQLHSGSGESVIARRVVLATGPSVPQWPSWAENHRGERLCSAQEVDLRGLSLRGEQVVIVGGGLTAGHLAVGATTRGATVTLIHRRKMQVKLFDADPSWLGPKSLKTFWEERDWETRWQMIQSARNGGSLTPEMMTQLRQAQKQGLLQLRENCQIVDLVESGQQWQITCDDGQTLKCDRLWCATGTQWDVAQHPLLKTLQDFAPLPLIRGLPVLDDHLRWGKSNIFVMGGWAALQLGPVARNLSGGRMACDRIVPALIKPSLYS, encoded by the coding sequence ATGACTCGACCCCTTGATATTGCGATAATTGGAGCCGGCCCTCATGGTTTAATGTTGGCGACGCATTTGTTGAAAAAGCGGCCGAAGTGGCGATCGCGTTTAAAGATTTTTGATCCCAGTGGGCAGTGGCTGAAGGTGTGGCAGCAGCAGTTTGAGGCCTTAGATATTCCCTATTTGCGATCGCCTGCCGTTCATCACCCAGACCCCAATCCTTACGCCCTGCGCCATTTTGCCGAAACTCGACCGGAGCATTTTTACCCCCCCTATGATCGTCCGAGTCGGGAACTCTTCCAACAGTTTTGTCAAGATGTGATTAAACGCTGGCAACTGGAAGAACAAGTGATCCCGCAAAAAATTGAGGCCATTGAACCCCTCAAAGGGCGCAAATCCAGTTTGTACCAACTCCATAGTGGATCGGGGGAGTCGGTGATTGCCCGTCGGGTGGTGTTGGCCACCGGGCCTAGTGTTCCCCAGTGGCCCAGTTGGGCGGAAAATCACAGGGGCGAACGTCTCTGTAGCGCCCAAGAGGTGGATTTAAGGGGGTTATCTTTGAGGGGGGAACAGGTGGTGATTGTGGGGGGAGGACTGACGGCCGGCCATTTAGCGGTAGGTGCAACGACCCGAGGAGCCACTGTCACCCTAATCCACCGTCGGAAAATGCAGGTTAAACTGTTTGATGCGGATCCCAGTTGGTTAGGGCCCAAGTCCCTTAAAACCTTCTGGGAGGAGAGAGACTGGGAGACTCGTTGGCAGATGATCCAAAGCGCCCGCAATGGGGGATCTCTCACCCCGGAAATGATGACCCAACTCCGTCAAGCCCAAAAGCAAGGTCTGTTACAGTTACGGGAAAATTGCCAAATTGTGGATCTTGTAGAGTCGGGGCAACAGTGGCAGATTACCTGTGATGATGGTCAGACCTTGAAATGCGATCGCCTTTGGTGTGCCACGGGGACTCAATGGGATGTCGCCCAACACCCCCTGCTGAAAACTCTACAGGATTTTGCCCCACTGCCCCTTATTCGGGGTTTACCTGTGTTGGATGACCATTTACGCTGGGGGAAGAGCAATATTTTTGTTATGGGAGGATGGGCGGCCTTACAATTGGGTCCAGTGGCGCGGAATTTATCGGGAGGGAGAATGGCCTGCGATCGCATTGTTCCGGCATTGATTAAACCCTCGTTATATAGTTAG
- the hemB gene encoding porphobilinogen synthase, with product MTLSPPKLSSPIFRRPRRLRQSDGLRRLVRENHLQLDDLIYPVFVMEGENQQVEVPSMPGIYRYSLDLLLEELASVQELGLSAIALFPLIPEHQKNNQGSESYNPDGLIPRAIRAIKQAFPDLIVITDVALDPYSDQGHDGIVDENGKILNDETVAVLIKQSLVQAEAGADLVAPSDMMDGRIGAIRKALDGAEYIQTGILAYSAKYASAYYGPFRDALDSAPKFGDKKTYQMDIANSREALKEVILDRAEGADIIMVKPALAYLDIITRIKPYTYTPIAAYNVSGEYAMIKAAAQRGWVDEKTIVLETLTSIKRAGADLILTYFAKQVAELGIGNGERVTGNREWGIGNK from the coding sequence ATGACCCTATCCCCACCCAAACTTTCTTCTCCGATCTTCCGAAGACCGCGACGTTTAAGGCAGAGTGACGGATTGCGGCGTTTAGTGCGAGAAAACCACCTGCAACTGGATGATTTAATCTACCCAGTCTTTGTTATGGAAGGAGAGAATCAACAAGTCGAAGTTCCTTCAATGCCCGGAATATACCGCTATAGCTTAGATTTGTTATTAGAGGAACTAGCCAGCGTGCAGGAATTGGGACTGAGTGCGATCGCCCTTTTTCCCCTCATCCCTGAACACCAAAAAAACAACCAAGGCAGCGAAAGTTATAATCCCGACGGCCTCATCCCCCGTGCTATCCGTGCCATAAAACAGGCATTTCCTGACCTGATTGTTATTACCGATGTCGCCTTAGACCCTTATAGTGATCAAGGACACGACGGCATCGTTGACGAAAACGGGAAAATCCTCAACGATGAAACCGTTGCCGTTTTAATCAAACAATCCCTCGTCCAAGCAGAAGCAGGCGCTGATCTTGTCGCCCCCTCAGACATGATGGACGGACGCATTGGAGCCATTCGGAAAGCCCTCGACGGTGCCGAATACATCCAGACAGGCATCTTAGCCTATAGTGCTAAATACGCCTCAGCCTACTACGGCCCCTTTCGAGATGCCCTCGACTCCGCCCCCAAATTTGGCGATAAAAAAACCTATCAAATGGACATCGCCAACAGTCGAGAAGCCCTCAAAGAAGTCATTCTAGATCGAGCAGAAGGGGCTGATATTATCATGGTCAAACCTGCCCTTGCCTACCTTGATATTATTACCCGCATTAAACCCTATACCTACACCCCCATTGCGGCCTATAACGTCAGTGGAGAATATGCCATGATTAAAGCCGCCGCTCAACGGGGATGGGTCGATGAAAAGACCATTGTTTTAGAGACTTTAACCAGCATTAAACGGGCTGGGGCTGACCTTATTTTAACCTATTTTGCTAAACAAGTTGCTGAATTGGGAATAGGTAACGGGGAACGGGTAACGGGTAATAGGGAATGGGGAATAGGTAATAAATAA
- a CDS encoding CobW family GTP-binding protein, giving the protein MNQRVQEIEVANLPKQGLPVTIITGFLGSGKTTLLNHILNNRQNLKVAVLVNEFGDINIDSQLLVSLEDDKIELSNGCICCTINEGLVEAVYKILEKEDVDYLVIETTGVADPLPILLTFLGTELRDLTHLDSIITIVDAETFDLNHFGSEAAINQLIYGDIILLNKTDLVSAQKLLELEGFIRQNKNAARILNCQYGKVPLPLILDVGYNDPEQYAVFLEDHSPASHDHHEHEHHDHKHHEHDHHHTSHHLDNDGFVAISFQSTRPLSIEKFQEFLDEIPETVFRAKGILWFVESEQKHIFQLSGKRFMIDADFWHDEKRSNQLILIGRNLEKERLLQGLEQCHALPEAITAL; this is encoded by the coding sequence ATGAATCAAAGAGTACAAGAAATAGAAGTCGCCAACCTCCCTAAACAAGGATTGCCTGTTACCATTATTACAGGCTTCTTAGGCAGTGGAAAAACCACCCTGCTTAATCATATCCTAAACAATCGCCAAAACTTGAAAGTGGCCGTCCTCGTCAACGAATTTGGCGACATTAATATTGATAGTCAATTGCTCGTTTCCTTAGAAGATGATAAAATAGAACTGAGTAATGGCTGTATTTGTTGCACCATAAACGAGGGTTTAGTAGAAGCCGTTTATAAAATCTTAGAAAAAGAAGACGTTGATTATTTGGTCATTGAAACGACAGGCGTTGCTGACCCTCTGCCGATTTTATTAACCTTTTTAGGCACAGAATTGAGAGACTTAACCCATCTCGATTCAATCATTACAATAGTTGATGCAGAAACCTTTGACTTGAATCACTTTGGCAGTGAAGCCGCCATAAATCAACTGATTTATGGTGATATTATTTTGTTAAATAAAACCGACCTTGTTTCAGCCCAAAAACTGTTAGAATTAGAAGGCTTTATCCGGCAAAACAAAAACGCGGCTCGGATTTTAAATTGTCAGTATGGCAAAGTTCCCTTACCCCTGATTTTAGATGTGGGATACAATGACCCAGAACAGTATGCAGTCTTTCTAGAAGATCATAGTCCTGCTAGTCATGATCATCATGAACATGAGCATCATGATCATAAACATCATGAACATGACCATCATCACACCAGTCACCACCTTGATAATGATGGTTTTGTCGCCATTTCTTTCCAGAGTACCCGTCCTCTTTCCATCGAGAAATTCCAAGAATTTTTAGATGAAATTCCCGAAACCGTTTTCCGAGCAAAAGGCATCTTGTGGTTTGTTGAAAGTGAACAAAAGCACATTTTCCAACTGAGTGGAAAGCGGTTCATGATTGATGCTGACTTTTGGCACGATGAAAAGCGGTCGAATCAACTTATTTTAATTGGTCGTAACCTAGAAAAAGAGCGTTTACTTCAAGGATTAGAACAATGTCACGCCCTCCCGGAAGCAATAACCGCTCTCTAG
- a CDS encoding GTP-binding protein, translated as MMAQLQQQSPGLYLVSGPAGSGKTYWINQQLHQQPEIKVYGAPGQSSWCLDFAYLESKITGKWQNLNTGNLAEIERWALQSPVYLELGFHLDLQALPSFSIPCYKVAVLPSGLAMSEWHFWADDLVLGVGAMTPQMPSQIQKSDLTGEVFDPASLEVVWYELTHGAYGEVQRAKGIFNVVDGHSFWFSFVVGQESYYEELNRPLCLDGRPGGLSGIEVFGQNLDTEAIASNLAASCLNDQLLSHYQAQYRNHTPNYEVVS; from the coding sequence ATGATGGCACAATTACAACAACAATCTCCCGGCTTATATTTAGTCTCTGGTCCGGCTGGGAGCGGAAAAACTTACTGGATTAATCAACAATTGCACCAACAACCAGAGATTAAGGTTTATGGTGCGCCCGGTCAAAGTTCGTGGTGTCTAGACTTTGCCTATCTTGAGAGTAAAATCACAGGAAAATGGCAAAATCTCAACACAGGAAACCTAGCGGAAATTGAAAGATGGGCGTTACAATCTCCAGTGTATCTAGAACTAGGGTTTCATTTAGATTTACAAGCCTTACCATCTTTTTCTATTCCCTGTTATAAGGTGGCCGTTTTGCCCAGTGGTTTAGCGATGAGTGAGTGGCATTTCTGGGCGGATGATTTGGTGTTAGGAGTAGGGGCAATGACTCCCCAAATGCCCTCCCAAATCCAGAAATCCGATCTAACGGGGGAAGTCTTTGATCCGGCCAGTTTAGAGGTGGTTTGGTATGAATTAACTCACGGTGCTTATGGAGAAGTGCAACGGGCGAAGGGGATTTTTAATGTTGTCGATGGGCACTCATTTTGGTTTAGTTTTGTGGTGGGTCAAGAGAGCTATTATGAGGAGCTAAACCGCCCTCTGTGTTTGGATGGTCGTCCGGGGGGATTGAGTGGGATTGAGGTGTTCGGTCAAAATCTGGATACAGAGGCGATCGCATCTAATCTCGCTGCCAGTTGTTTAAATGACCAACTCCTGAGCCACTATCAAGCCCAATACCGCAATCATACCCCCAATTACGAGGTCGTCTCATGA